The genome window ATGGCGTAGTAACCTTTGTGTCAGAACTGTACGCTGGGTCAATCAGTGACCGGGAGCTGTTCAAGCAGTCAGGGATCATCGACGTCCTTACCCCTGAcatggcagtaatggtggacaAGGGCTTCTTAATTGATAACCTGGTACCATGCAAAATCCACAGGCCTGCTTTTTTGACCAAGGGCACACAAATGTCTGTGGGTGAAGTGAGACACACTCAGTCTGTGGCCAGACTCAGGGTGCATGTTGAACGCTTGATCCGGCGGGTGAAAGAACACAAGTTGTTCGATACAGTCATCCCCTTGTCCATTTCTGGTAGCATTAATCAGCTGTTTGCAGTGTCATGTCTTCTAATTAACTATCAGAATGGACCACTTGTCAAGGCATGGGCCCAGTAAGTCTACAGTGTCATTCTTGTCTGTCTAGCCATAAAATCCTTAGGCTATTTGGCATATTGAAATGTTGAAACCAAGTGGtcctaaatatttaaaatatagtgTTGTTAATAGTCTGCAAATGTTCTACTTTTCTTACTATGAATGCCTAATAGGTTTTACTTATTGATTTTGTCTCACCTGGGATGTCTTGACTTGCACATGTCATTCTGTTAACTATTGGAATGGACCACTTGtcaaatattgtatatattctGCAGTCTGTGTAATTGTACTTATTATGATGGCCTGATGTTTTTTGCTTGCCTTTTTACTTACATTCTTCTTGACCAGTTGGTTcccattgttaaaaaaaaaaaaaaaaaaaaaaaaatccaacctTTGACCTCCTTTTCTTGTTGGACCAGCCATAGCTAATCCTGCAATTGCAACAGAGCCTTGTCTTTGGCTGAAGAATAGAATAAAACTTCAGTTTCAGAGTACTTCAAGTGGCATttctatttatttgaatattgaaGTCATAAGTTATGCATcacatttattataatatacatacaacattccatcacagtttaataaacaaataaatacatacatacatatcaaGTTATTTTAAGAGCCCATCAACAGTAACTTGAGCTGTATACAGTGTAACAgtaaaacaacagcagcagcagcatgtgtACTTTATACTAAGCAACAATTTCCATTTGGTATAGACTTGCGAACATGAACAGTACATCAGCTTAGATATTGTATAGACGGCAAATGTAAACAAAACAGTTCTTATACTGTATAGTCTTCTTGATAGGTTCAGATATTCTGCTTCTTTGCACTTCTGGTTATATACTAAACTGCATTTCGTTGTCTCAGTACTTGTActctgtgcaatgacaataaagttgaatctaatctaaaaAATAGATTTGTAAAAATGAACAATAACATCTGAACTCACTGAACCGATTGAAACTGATTAATGAACTGATTGCAACTGATTACACTTATTGATGGATACTATACAAAGGCATTGGACTGATTTACTGTAAACACTTCTGTAAGTAGtggtaaaagaaaaaatgatCTGCTCCGTCTCTAATGGTGTGCATTACATCAAGGTCTTTATAAATACGCTCGACAAACATGTCCTCCTGAGCATAAACAACAAAATCACACCACTCTAGCCCTGTCAGTAGCATCTGACCTTGAACTTGCCAGTAGTACTTGTGCTGCCTCCTGAGTTTCAAAGCACCACCTGACATTTTTAGATAGGGACAGTCTACATAGCTCTGGATATTGGGGCATTTGACCTCAAGGAGACCAAATGGTGGGTTCCCAGAGGGATCAAAGATGACTCCATCAGGAGAACTTCCTAGCCATGGAGCATCAGGATGCACAATGAACCCACAGGGTGAATAGTTGACATTTTTCAGCGTGCAATACTCTTTAACAGCACGTGGCTCCATATCAATTCCTCTCCTCATATCCCTGGTCTGCCCAGTTCCCCGGAGAATTCTCTCAGCCAGATTTTCTGCAGATGTATGTCCACGAACATGGCATACCTCATAGAAACGTGTAGATGTCACACGCATTCTTCTCAAGCGATGCCACTGCTGGCACAAACTCTGCATTTGTGTTCCAGCTTCTATCCTGTGGGCCATGTTGAATGACACATCCAGAGACTTCAGGTGCAGACTTTCTTGCTCTGACAGAACATAGGCACAGGATGGCGGTTGAAGCCTGTGGCTGTGGATGGGAAGGGAGGGATAAGCAGGAGCAGATGGGATGTTGAAGACTTCCCTTATTGCTGGAGGTTTTTGCTGAAATGACAGTAAGCTCCCTGCCTGGACAGCTCCAAATGCAGACTGGACTAATGGGACATCAGCGGACATGCCCATTGTTGTCACCAAGGGTGCAAGTGAAGGAGGGAAATCTTTGTACACCTCTGAAACTCTCAACATGGCAAGATCTAGCAGTTCCCCATCCACCGCCTTGTAGAGAGAACTTCTGAAAAATATTAACAGTAAGAcaaaaaagtattaaagtaaaaAATCACTACACCAAAAGTCTGCCACAACATACAATGGCTTACATGCAAAAACCACCCTGATATCTCACCTTACACAGTCTGCAGTTGAATTTTTGGGTTTTCGAAACTCCATTTCTCCAACTGGGCCTGGCCTCACACCCTGACAGCAGAGACACATTCAAGCTATGAATATGTGTCTACTGTGTGTATCtcatctgtatttataggggGTGGGgtagtctttgtgtgtgtgtgtgtgcgtgtgtgactgtgtatttatttatttgctgtACTGATGGGACCACCAAGAATCACTTAAGGCAAAAATGTTACATGGATGCAATATTATTTATGTTGTAGGCAGTGTACAATACATGAGGCAGTGTGCAATACAAGATGAACACTTTAAATTACCTACCAGTGTCCTCGGTTTGTGCCAGATCTGCTCTGTGTCTGTGCAGCTGTGCACGGGGGGAACAGCAGGAATGCTTAGCTGTGAATAGTGGGCAGTCTGATACAGGAGTGCAACCAAATGATTGCATAAGGCACAGCCCGCCACACAGGAACAATGGCTGCTCACCAAAACAACTGGTTTTGAGTGTTTTAACACCATCTATAGAGAAATAGAAGCTTACATGAGATGTTGATTGACAGCAAAAGCATTAGGCTAACAAGAAATACATTACTGTAGGCTGTTCTATGAAGTtcacacaaaaatatgaaaatgtatTACACATGATACAGGTCATTTGTTTAGCGTtagataaccctaacccttaccctaacccaaccctaacccaacaaGGAGCATCCAGGGATGATTACAGGGGAGTGATGGAAGTGGTGGTAATGGGGGCAGTGTGCTGTATGCATGTTGAGATAAGGCAACAAGCTGTGTATGTAGGGAGGGGTAAAGGGGTTTAATTTAAGATAGCAGATATGATATGTGTGCTTTAATTTAGCTGACAGGTAACTATCAGTTTGTCAAACCTAACCATTGCCCTAACAATGACCCTACTCTTAAGTCGTGTGGCTTTTCACTTTTCCTCATTGATCTATGACAGACTGCCCTCACGCTGATCTCTCCTGTCACCTTGTCTCTCAATGACACTGTGAGGAAGGAAGAAGACGAACACACAATACTATAACGTTAACGTTACATTTTGCACAATACCTTGACAGTATCTAAAACAAACTCAAACTAGCTGATAAGTCTGTCAGTCATAGTCGATCAAAACAACGAACGTTAACCGTTACGTTAACCGAACGTTAACGTTAGCCGTCTAATCGTTGTAGCTGGCGACATACATCTTAAATCCCTTTTCCCGTTTACTGGGCGTTAACGTAAGCCGTCTAATCGTTCATTTAACATCAACGCTAGCTAGAAGCTATTACAATGTAGCCTAATGTAACATTTCAGCCTAATGTAACATTTGAACATAATGACTTACCCTCGTAATTATCTATGTAGCTGGCGATATACATCTTAAATCCCTTTTCCCGTTTACTGGAGGGAGTAGTGCAAGACTTCTTCACTAGTCTGTCCACATCGTTAATATTCAGACGAGGTAGGTCTTGAAGACACCGAGTATAGAAGAGAGCCATGTTTGTTGTATTGTGTCTGTCGTTTGTCGCCAAGTGCCGTCCACCTCACCGGAAGTTGGTTTGCCGGTATAGCCAAACCCGGAAATGTGACGTGCATTGAACctattgccggcgaaccgctctagccgagccttctctcggagggacgctaaagtgtgttgcatagcgaccgtcgtgcattttgaaggcagccaggagggactacttttttgtattctttaataaaacagctactttgactttcttgtttgtttttttaaatgtgtgtctatgactttcgtttttgccataatagtaaccgttgtataaaagcaatagatcacttcagtcagtggtatgtgctcattataccactgtgaagggggtccaGAGgtatgagcacataccacagcct of Gadus macrocephalus chromosome 11, ASM3116895v1 contains these proteins:
- the LOC132468343 gene encoding uncharacterized protein LOC132468343, with the translated sequence MVLKHSKPVVLVSSHCSCVAGCALCNHLVALLYQTAHYSQLSIPAVPPVHSCTDTEQIWHKPRTLGVRPGPVGEMEFRKPKNSTADCVRSSLYKAVDGELLDLAMLRVSEVYKDFPPSLAPLVTTMGMSADVPLVQSAFGAVQAGSLLSFQQKPPAIREVFNIPSAPAYPSLPIHSHRLQPPSCAYVLSEQESLHLKSLDVSFNMAHRIEAGTQMQSLCQQWHRLRRMRVTSTRFYEVCHVRGHTSAENLAERILRGTGQTRDMRRGIDMEPRAVKEYCTLKNVNYSPCGFIVHPDAPWLGSSPDGVIFDPSGNPPFGLLEVKCPNIQSYVDCPYLKMSGGALKLRRQHKYYWQVQGQMLLTGLEWCDFVVYAQEDMFVERIYKDLDVMHTIRDGADHFFFYHYLQKCLQ